In Balaenoptera acutorostrata chromosome 3, mBalAcu1.1, whole genome shotgun sequence, the genomic stretch TAAATGTAACTGATCACTGTTAAACCAAATGTTCTTAGCCTCCAGGAGAACCACAAGATGAAGATGCTGTGTTAATGGAAGAAGTGAACGGATTTCCATCCTTTAAAAGGTCACCAGTAACTTCTTCAGAGCGACTACACTTAAGTCCACCTAAATCCGGTAAAGTCCTCACAAATGGTACTGAGAAGAACTCCAGTTCCTTCCCGTCCAGCATGGATTACGCTGCCTCTGGGCCCCGGAAATCATCCTCTGGAACCTCCTACGGCAGAAGGCCCCGGGGCACATCCCTGAATTCCCAGCGGTTTCAGTTAGTTGTTTCAAAAGCACCCAGTGGGGACCTTTTGGATAAACATTCTGAACTCTTTTCCAACAGACATTTGCCATTCACCCCACGCactttaaaaacagaagcaaaatctTTCCTGTCACAGTATCGATATTATACacctgccaaaagaaaaaaggattttaCAGATCAGCAGATAGAAGCTGAAACGCAGACTGAATTAAGCAGGTATGCACAACAGCCAATAGTAGATCCTTCAAGATGTggtggaaattaaataatattccttacttTATATCATGTACCTTATGTGCCGCACTTAAGGTCTGTTAAGTGCCCTTTTGATTAGAATGAGATTAATGTGACTTTTCCTTCTGCATGAATCACTAGAACTATCAGAGTAATTGTTGAAAAAGTAAATAGCTATTAAACTTGTCAAGCTCCTTATAAACATGaatgttacatattttaatttattgtttcaaACATGGTACTAGaacttttgtatgtttttaaatattatactttCAGAGAATCCATAAAATATGTCATCAGACAGCATTTGTGTAAATATGTTTATTGATTTATGTTAGAAATGGCAAAACAATGGGCTATACTGGGGGAGAAGAAGCAACTGTTTGTCTAACTACCCCTATGCTTCCCTCCCTGCAAATACTCAGCAACAACTCCTCAGGTATAATGTAGACCATTGGGATAATTTCTGGAAATTAAGTATAATTTGCCtcaataatattttcatatacagtagtgcctggcacataatgaatATTCATTAAAGGTTGCCAGATGattgaagaaagaaacaaatcttGTAAAGTATTGAGTGTTAGCGGATTTGTGATTGTTTTTCCTAGTGTTATATAAATGAGTACTTACCTAGTGCtaggttttaattatttttaaaagtaaaaaactaTTTATGACTAGTATTCTTTTCCCTGGGTAAAGATAAGAGGTATAGTAAGATCAGTCTgttacatttaaagaattaaggaATTAAATCTAATGGTAGAATTTTTAAGTGAAGAAGAAATGAGGGAAGCAAATACAACGAATActtttctgattatatttttgACAGCTTTTGAAGATaatggtttgcatttccctagtccCATTCTGTCCAACTGAAATCTAGCTGctattcaaaaaaaggaaaaagaggcatATGTAATCCAAACCATATCTATTTCCCGATTATATAATTAGAAATTACACATTCTACAAGAATAGATGCATTTTATCGCTCAtgtttgaagtttatttttttctagccAGTAAAGCTTATTATCACAGTGtttatattttgaagatttaacaataatttcttttaaaatattacagctTTCAATCTGATTTTGAGACAGTTGAGATTAAGAACTCCACAGATTCAGAAATGAACATAAAGCAGGTAATAAAAATGAGATTTCTTTGTGTCCCACATTAGAATTATAGCTGCTTTAACAGAACATGTGTAGCTATTTGGACTGTGAAGAATAATCTCTTGGTGACACTTCCTGCATGTGATACAACCAGTATACAGAAGTATTGCTTGTTTGCAGATGGTTATAGCTCTCTGTGTGTGGCCAGGTGGATCCTGCCCAATCCGGGAAGTCATTTTTTGTTGGCATCTTTTCTAGGTGGTTGGTTGGCTGGCTGGATAGAGGGGTGGATGAGTAAAATACCTTATATGTTCTTTTCAAAGATGCAGACTTGGATCGCTAAAGGAGCCAGAAAAGTTGTGCAGAAGTTATTTTAGTTTCtatgcctgtattttttttttaaagaattgccaCTGATTATATTATtggaaattatacattttataaaaacagatggaTATCATTCTCCTGTGCTTGCCTTTACTTTTTTCTAGACCGTAAAGATCTTTTTTAGTGTTTGTATTTTGAATGTTTAGCAAtcacttgttttaaaatattacagctTTAAGTCTGACTTTAAGATATaaactgattatttttattttaggggTATTAATCATACACTAATTTAAATTTATCTAAATTTATTGTTTGAGAAAAAGGTTCATCTATTAAAATGTCAAACAGATTCAGGGATAATGTAAGCATACTcagcttccctcttcccttctgaaAATGGGTAGAGGATCGTAGTTTTCCATCCCAGCCATTAATAGCTGTTTGACATAGGGTTCTGCCATTTAAGGCCCAAGGACAAATCAGTTCCTCTGACAGCTGAGTTTCCACCTCTAGAAAAACTGTACTTAATGTGCAGGATCATTGGAAGGACTAAATGTTATAGGTAAAGTACCTAGTCTGACCCGGGCTCAGTAAATGATGGCTATGACTAGCTTGAGATTTAGGAAGTGGGTTTTTAGCTCCACAGATAACTAAATAAACTAAAGCAGAAGTCCATTTTTATGACATGGTGCTCCAAATGTTTATCTATAACCCTGTAAGAAAACGGCGTGTCCACTTACTCCATAATCTACTTGAGGAAGCTAGTAAGAGTATTAGCTACAGTAGATAGACCATCCTAACAGCACTTttaaaactgtaaagcactacACATAAATTAGCATTCTAAAGATTAACTCTGATAATGCAAGTAAATGCTTGACACAGTATCTGGCCCCTCGTAAGCATTCTATAAAAGTAGGCtgccattatttttgttttttttctctgtattgttGTTCATACTGCCGGAGCTACCACTGCTTCTACAATACATATTTGATAGGTTggcattttatatgtttatttgtggTATTCTTTAATGTCATTTAAGATATTCGtcattaaaatataagaaattgttttacctttaaataaatttaagaaaaaggtcTTGATTGTATGAAAAGTGAATTCTGAAACATCCTTTGTCCTGATATATCAGTCACTTTTATCTACTGGGTATCTCTACGCTCTTTCATCAACTATTTTTGGAAATTAGCTGTTTTGCTTTAGTTCTGCTTTCATAATGTATTTTTGaagcaaaataaagatatattcTTCTCATTGCATCCCCAGGCATCTAGCTGTATGTCGTATGgtaccaaaggaaaaataacccCTTTACCTTTACAAGGGCATGAATTACCATGGGATGAGGTTAAAGACGGTGCTCTTCAGTGTTCCTCATCAAGGTATTTCACCTGTTTATATCTAACTGCTTTCCTGTGTAACAGACGTACAGACTTTGCAacatgaggggacttccctggtggtccagtggttaagactccgtgcttccactccAGGGGGAGAAGGTTTGaccctggtcaggggaactaagatcccacgtgccgcacgTGCTGTAGGGGGGCGGTGGCGGGGGACAGACAGTTCAGACTTGGAAACATGAGTACTGTTTTAACTGAATGCTCTCCCATCTGTTTTGGTATTACACAATTCAGTGGCCCTGTTAGTTTTACTAAGGAAGTATTACAGAGTAGGTAGTCACTAAAAGTGTAAATGAATTCATTTTGCTAATTCATTAATAAAGGGAAAAGGGACACAGGCTTGTATTATTTACTATCCTTCTTCATATGAGAAAGGATTTTCCCCAAGACAGATCCTCCGGTAGTGACGCTAACCAGTTTACGTGGCACAGATAGCACTGAAGAACCCTACCATTTGAGGATTCAGCATTTGTGGTTTTGAATATTCCTCATGTGCTAATGCTTTATCTGTCCGTGCTTTGTAGAGGAGGCACTATTTTTTAAAACGACTCCTCATGTTTAGGAATTATGGAACACTGTGCCTAAATAAAAATGATAGGTTAGCAGGTAGTATAGAAACTAAAAATTGCCTTTGATAGCTTCAGCTGTCAAATGTGTTTCCAGTGTCAGAGTTTGGATATGAGATGAAGgaggtggaaggaaaaaaagactaaagagcAAGAATGAGACATCCTGTAGCAGACTGGAAGCAAGCACACACAGTGCTTCAGGGCCCAGGTCTTCCCTCAGGCCTTTCCTTAGGGAGATGTCACCTGGCAAGGCtttgtggggggagggagtggcaAGGGGGGGTTATTGCTAACTTCTCTGTCGGGAAATTCATGATGCTTTAATATTCATAACTTAAGATACTCTCTTGAGCCAGTTGAGCCAGTCTGCAGTGAATATAAAGAATGACCTAAAGAACTGGATAGTTATCTTTCCTAGTAGCTTCTCTCTAaaagaagtaaagtaaaatattataattgAATATACCTGAATAGGAAGCTTGGAATTAACTAATGATGACATAACTGAATAATGACAAAATTTTTCGTAGTTAacagcttaaaatttttttctatagggAGATATGTTTCCAAATATGTTTCCAACATCATTTATGTTTTAATCTTAGTCAAACTGATAATTGTTTATACGAGGTAAGTTTCatagtacaatttttaaaaggatcacGAATTTGTAATTACAAGACTAGTTTAAAAATCTATCTTTGCTACTTACTAACACatgaccttggcaagttacttagcctttctGCCCCTTGGTGAATTGTTCAGTAAGTGGAAAAAATAACACCTACCCAATATACCTGACAGGGTTTTTCTGAAGATTAGATTAGATAATGAATGTGAAAAGTGctttaaaattctgaaacatATTATTACTAACATATTACTGTATGCCAAATCATTGTTTTGTTCAAATactccaattttctctttccagggCAGTATGTCAATGTTCCCTGCAGCCTTCTTCAGGGAGAAAAATCTATTCTGAGTAAGATATTTTTGActtcttcattttgcttagtGGAAATGAAGAATTAAGACTCAcacaaattattattaaattagtCAGGATTGAACACTAATCTTTCTTTACAACCAGCTTTGGGGTTCAGTCATATAATGCACACCAAATCTGAGAGAATAACCagaattttctgaaataattattaATCACTTCATCTTTATGTCCAGTAGAAATTTGTCCCTAAGTTAATAATGCTTGCTATTTTTTTATAATTAGTacccataatttttatttttataaataaaaataataaagaataataaagatgAGTTTTAGAGAAATGCAGGCTTGGTAGCTCAGGATACCATTCTTGGAGGTTTCTAACCTCACCAGTTTTTTGCAGATAAAAAACCCTCTTCTGGGTTTGAATGTTGTTTTAGTTAAGCTGCATTTTTTCAGGGAAAACAATCTACTTTTATAGAGTTTCATTTATTCTCAAACTTGCTGCCTGTGAATTGGTTTGAAAGCATAATTTTTATGCAGTATTTTAATCTTCTATTTGATTTGCTAATTAACTCTTTCCCTTGTATTTACTTATTCAGTAATTGAGTAGTTACTtgctgtttacattttctatcatCACTGATTTTTAGCTAATTAAAATCAAACTTATAATAGTACCCTAATTTTCTTGTAATAACTAGTAAAATATAGTTAACTCAGAAGATAATATAACAGAGAAATGTGTCCAAGTAATTAAAAATTATCACTGTATTTATAtacacagatttttcttttagaatatttttcctcatctccaaaccttttgaggaaaaaaaataattatttctgctCAATAAATTTCTCAACCTTAAAACAATATGCTCTCCTAGGAGCAGGAGAGGATTTCATCGTTGAAGTTCCTGCTTCTCTGGAtgactttcttccttcccttctgccATGCAGAGGGACTCACACGTCTGCTGCTGGACATGGTCAGGAGccagaggaaatttaaaatgctTGTCAAGGACACGTGCCCCCAGTGGGTCACACCTAGTTGCCCTCTTGGCGCTGCCCCTGGttgctttctgttctgttttgttttgtttaatcctTGCTTATTTTTTACTTCCTGATGAATGTTTCAGACATCTATGAAATTTTACTCTATTAGGGAATATTGTCTCATCTTTAATATCAATAAATATCCTTGCATAATTTGAGAAGGTAGATGTAACGTTTGTTTTATAATATTCCTCTTAATAATGTGAGATGGAAGTACATTTGTAATAGTACAGATATTTCTAATTAGGTACTCAATGTTTCCTATCATTTTCAGAGTAAGTAAGCAGTGATTTTTTTATGCTGTATATCACTTTGCCTTCACAGTGAAGAAGAACTGTTGTATCTGAGTTTCATTGAAGATGTAACAGATGAAATTTTGAAACTTGGTTTATTTTCAAAcaggttagatttttttaattgtgttatgGTGGttgaatgatacattaaatactCTTCAtttggtgttaattttttaaagttatttccaCATAttaggaaatgaaaattatattgcTTTCTTAGGGGATCATGTTCTTATAATTGATGTAATTGTTCTTATAATTGATAGTAAATTATAAATGATGTTTAATTCATACTCTAAGGCGAGTTCACAATTTGGGGAGTtagagaaaagaatagagagtTTATTCATTAAATACTGTTATATCCcttaaatacagagaacaaattgccagaggtggggcaggaggggcaaAATGGTTGAAGGGAgtccaaaggtacaaacttccatttataaaacaaacaagtcatggggatataaacaaaaaccaaaaaggttggcatgaaaaatgtgtatttatgcTTAAAAAcctcacatttttcttttagattataAGGCTGTTTATTATGGCAATTTTTATAGTAGCACCGACAAATGGAATCAGACTACATGTTGAATAGTAAAGGTTCAGCTGAATAAATTGTAGAATATAATAGTAAGTTCTTTTCAGAGATTTTAAATGATGTTGTAGAAGTGAATTTATTGAtgcataaagatgttcaaaatataTAGTTGATTAGAAAAAACAATATAGGTATCAAAACAGTATGTATTGTTTAATCCCAATTTTggtaaagaaatatatatgcatagaACAGTGCCCAGAAGTGAATGGTGCAAACATTAATGATGGTTGTAAAATACAGAATACAGATTTCTtggactttttaaacatttcaaataattcagaaaaactAAATCTAAGATTGGCTCATAACCTAACTGAGAGTAACAAATGGTAAAATGAAACCGGTTGATAGTCACACTCCTGTGATAGCTAGACAAGCATGGTGTAGTTGAAAGAATGTGTCTGGAGCCAGACATATCTGGGTTTAATTCTCTTAATTGCTTGTGACCTTAGGGGAGAGGAAACCATCATCTTAGAGATGTcgttttctcatcttttaaaatggattttataATACCTTTGTCTCCCAGTATTGGTCATGATTAGAGAGGTATAATGATTATTATGTGTCCAGCACAAATGTCTAACACTTAGTGGTGCTTAATAAGTGATAACTTTAGGTTTTTATGTGAATTTACAATGAGTGGAATTTTTTTCAAGTACAATTTGGAAGCATTGTAAGGTAACTCTTTGTAAGAGTATTTTCTTTAGGGGTTTGCTTTTGGTGGGGGTGTGTatgtgaaagagagaaaggggggaaGGCTTTtgatgtttgtgtatgtgtgtgagagaaaaaagataaagagcttttagtgtgtgtggggggggggggaacctcACTGAAGATATTTTATTAACAGAAATGTAAGTAGCATGCAGTCTTTACAGAAGAAACATTGGCATCTGTTACATAACTAAAACATAGTGGAAGCCATACTAGCTTCCAAATTGGAGAACTTGACAGAACAGGGAAGGATTAGTGTTTATCTTTGGAAAGAAAAAGGGTAATCTAAAACATATTTTCCAACCTTTAGTAGTTTATTTATTGCAtggctattttatatttagttgattttctgattttgagacattaacatttttatttatcatttgtaggTTTCTAGAACGACTGTTTGAGagacatataaaacaaaataaacatcatTTGGAGGAGGTTTGTTGTCTTTAGAACTTCATTAGAAAATTTCTAAtatagaaagaattttaaagttttaccaTACTCTCAAACAATGCATTAAAAGCAAgcactttttttcccttgtgcTTTTTTGTGTactctgggggtgaggggtgcGGGCAGAATGTGGAAGAAGAAGTATGAATCCTGCTGAGGTTAGCAGCACTGCAGACAAAAGTAATTCAATTTGACTAgcttaattaatattattattcttgttttttttttttaattccagggaAAAATGCGCCACCTGCTACATATCCTAAAGGTGGACTTAGGCTGCATGTCCAAGGAAAACTCAGTAATGCTAGATGATGTTGGTATGTTGCATTTACTTGATTTTGAAAAGGCTGAGAATTCagaacaaaatgaatataaaaatgaacaagattTAGCCATTCAACAGGAACATCAAGAATACCAAAAAGCTTTGACTATGTTATTGTCTGTTCCAAAGGATGAGAACAAGATAGTCTCTTCACCAAATGACTTTTTCCTGCCTGTCTATAAATCAAAGTATTCAGAAGGGGTTATAATTCAACAGGTAAATGATGAAACAAATCTTGGAACTTCAGTTAgggatgaaaaaaatgtaagtatgTCAGACAGTTTACTAGACCAAGAAACTTCTGTGAATGTCATTGAAGGAGACAGTGACAATGAAAAAGTTGAGACTTCAAATGAATTGTGTTGTTTTAGCACAGCACTCTCCCCATCTGTTCAGTTATGCAGTGTCAAAGATGGTAATCAGGACATGGAAAGACCAACTCTTAAAATCATGGAAATGAGCATTGAGGACTGATCTTTGGATGCTTGATCTTCATTAATAAATATCCCAAATGGCCAATACTTCAATattcctttcactttttttttacttttttatattaagatttctgtatttgttttctatgttgtaTAATAAATTACTGTAAATTTAGCAGCTTGAAACAACACACATGTATTATTTATCCCACAGTTTCTGTGGATCGAGAGTCTGAGCACAGCGTAGATGGGTCCTCTGCCCTTGGTCTCACAAATCTATAATCCAGATGTTGGCtggggctgtggtctcatctggAGGCTGGACTGGGGGGTAGATTCTGCTTCCAAACTCTTTTCAGGTTGTTGGcataatttctttccttgtagctTTAGGTTTGAAGGCTTTAGATTCTTGCCAGCTATGGCCATTGGCCGCCCTCAGTGACTAGAGGCTGCCCGCCATTGCCTGTTACTTGGCCCTCTCCATAGACAGCTCACAGCCTGGCTGCTTGCTTCTCTAAGGCTAACAGGAGAAAGAGGACAGACTCTGCTAGCAAGATGGAGTCTCATAAAACATAATCATAACATGATCACAGGAATGACTTctatcacctttgccatattcttttggttaaaagcaagtcacaggtcctaCCCACACGTAAGAGGTAGGATATAAGGGTGTGAATGCCAGAAAGTGAGAATCACTGGAGTCTCCTTAGGATCTGTTGGCCACAATTTCTAAAGTTCCTTTATATAGGGGAACATATTTTGCTCAGACATAAGTGATTTTGTAGGCAGTGGGAAAGGGCCTATGATCTGGAGTGGCTCTTGAAACATTAAGCCTTGTCTACAGTATCTTTAATGTTCTTTCTTCTCACTCTCCTGCATTATCTAAAGCGTCAAGGCCTTTCTAGTTATCAG encodes the following:
- the SPATA7 gene encoding spermatogenesis-associated protein 7 isoform X2 codes for the protein MDGSRRVRATSVLPRYGPPCLFKGHLSTKSNAAVDCSVPLSMSASIKYADQQRREKLKKELARCERELKLTKTAVQSNSKSNSKSLLNTLQKPPGEPQDEDAVLMEEVNGFPSFKRSPVTSSERLHLSPPKSGKVLTNGTEKNSSSFPSSMDYAASGPRKSSSGTSYGRRPRGTSLNSQRFQLVVSKAPSGDLLDKHSELFSNRHLPFTPRTLKTEAKSFLSQYRYYTPAKRKKDFTDQQIEAETQTELSSFQSDFETVEIKNSTDSEMNIKQASSCMSYGTKGKITPLPLQGHELPWDEVKDGALQCSSSRAVCQCSLQPSSGRKIYSDEEELLYLSFIEDVTDEILKLGLFSNRFLERLFERHIKQNKHHLEEGKMRHLLHILKVDLGCMSKENSVMLDDVGMLHLLDFEKAENSEQNEYKNEQDLAIQQEHQEYQKALTMLLSVPKDENKIVSSPNDFFLPVYKSKYSEGVIIQQVNDETNLGTSVRDEKNVSMSDSLLDQETSVNVIEGDSDNEKVETSNELCCFSTALSPSVQLCSVKDGNQDMERPTLKIMEMSIED
- the SPATA7 gene encoding spermatogenesis-associated protein 7 isoform X3, with the protein product MAVHYNKILSAKAAVDCSVPLSMSASIKYADQQRREKLKKELARCERELKLTKTAVQSNSKSNSKSLLNTLQKPPGEPQDEDAVLMEEVNGFPSFKRSPVTSSERLHLSPPKSGKVLTNGTEKNSSSFPSSMDYAASGPRKSSSGTSYGRRPRGTSLNSQRFQLVVSKAPSGDLLDKHSELFSNRHLPFTPRTLKTEAKSFLSQYRYYTPAKRKKDFTDQQIEAETQTELSSFQSDFETVEIKNSTDSEMNIKQASSCMSYGTKGKITPLPLQGHELPWDEVKDGALQCSSSRAVCQCSLQPSSGRKIYSDEEELLYLSFIEDVTDEILKLGLFSNRFLERLFERHIKQNKHHLEEGKMRHLLHILKVDLGCMSKENSVMLDDVGMLHLLDFEKAENSEQNEYKNEQDLAIQQEHQEYQKALTMLLSVPKDENKIVSSPNDFFLPVYKSKYSEGVIIQQVNDETNLGTSVRDEKNVSMSDSLLDQETSVNVIEGDSDNEKVETSNELCCFSTALSPSVQLCSVKDGNQDMERPTLKIMEMSIED
- the SPATA7 gene encoding spermatogenesis-associated protein 7 isoform X4 — encoded protein: MSASIKYADQQRREKLKKELARCERELKLTKTAVQSNSKSNSKSLLNTLQKPPGEPQDEDAVLMEEVNGFPSFKRSPVTSSERLHLSPPKSGKVLTNGTEKNSSSFPSSMDYAASGPRKSSSGTSYGRRPRGTSLNSQRFQLVVSKAPSGDLLDKHSELFSNRHLPFTPRTLKTEAKSFLSQYRYYTPAKRKKDFTDQQIEAETQTELSSFQSDFETVEIKNSTDSEMNIKQASSCMSYGTKGKITPLPLQGHELPWDEVKDGALQCSSSRAVCQCSLQPSSGRKIYSDEEELLYLSFIEDVTDEILKLGLFSNRFLERLFERHIKQNKHHLEEGKMRHLLHILKVDLGCMSKENSVMLDDVGMLHLLDFEKAENSEQNEYKNEQDLAIQQEHQEYQKALTMLLSVPKDENKIVSSPNDFFLPVYKSKYSEGVIIQQVNDETNLGTSVRDEKNVSMSDSLLDQETSVNVIEGDSDNEKVETSNELCCFSTALSPSVQLCSVKDGNQDMERPTLKIMEMSIED
- the SPATA7 gene encoding spermatogenesis-associated protein 7 isoform X1, giving the protein MDGSRRVRATSVLPRYGPPCLFKGHLSTKSNAFCTDSSSLRLSTLQLVKNHMAVHYNKILSAKAAVDCSVPLSMSASIKYADQQRREKLKKELARCERELKLTKTAVQSNSKSNSKSLLNTLQKPPGEPQDEDAVLMEEVNGFPSFKRSPVTSSERLHLSPPKSGKVLTNGTEKNSSSFPSSMDYAASGPRKSSSGTSYGRRPRGTSLNSQRFQLVVSKAPSGDLLDKHSELFSNRHLPFTPRTLKTEAKSFLSQYRYYTPAKRKKDFTDQQIEAETQTELSSFQSDFETVEIKNSTDSEMNIKQASSCMSYGTKGKITPLPLQGHELPWDEVKDGALQCSSSRAVCQCSLQPSSGRKIYSDEEELLYLSFIEDVTDEILKLGLFSNRFLERLFERHIKQNKHHLEEGKMRHLLHILKVDLGCMSKENSVMLDDVGMLHLLDFEKAENSEQNEYKNEQDLAIQQEHQEYQKALTMLLSVPKDENKIVSSPNDFFLPVYKSKYSEGVIIQQVNDETNLGTSVRDEKNVSMSDSLLDQETSVNVIEGDSDNEKVETSNELCCFSTALSPSVQLCSVKDGNQDMERPTLKIMEMSIED